A portion of the Candidatus Nitrosotenuis aquarius genome contains these proteins:
- a CDS encoding OBG GTPase family GTP-binding protein, which yields MGIPEKIKAIQDQIHQTQLNKATEHHIGLLKAKIAKLKREQETVQTKKTGISSDGFDVKRTGDATVVFIGLPSVGKSTLLNKLTGSRSAVGAYQFTTLTVVPGMMEYRGARIQVLDLPGIIEGASRGKGLGKRILAVARSADLVILILDVFQPYHEDVLRTELGNIGIRLDQKPPNIVIEKASTGGVAIAQQVKLTSMSEKLVREILNVYGYTSARVVIREDITSEQLVDYLTGDKSYAESITVLNKVDLVDPKFVKEVTAKVKSKVIPISADSGLNIELLKEKIYEKLDFIRLYMRPKGGETDFKEPLIIRRNSTVEDVCNKLHRSMKKEFRYGLVWGKSVKFGGQRIGLQHVLQDEDVLTIIKTR from the coding sequence TTGGGAATCCCAGAAAAAATAAAGGCAATCCAAGACCAGATACACCAGACTCAGCTAAACAAGGCAACAGAGCACCATATTGGTTTGCTAAAAGCAAAGATTGCCAAGCTGAAACGAGAGCAAGAAACAGTTCAAACAAAAAAGACTGGAATCAGCTCTGATGGATTCGATGTAAAGCGCACAGGCGATGCAACAGTTGTGTTTATCGGATTGCCAAGTGTTGGAAAATCCACATTACTCAACAAATTAACCGGCTCGCGCTCTGCAGTCGGCGCTTACCAATTCACCACGCTAACCGTAGTGCCCGGCATGATGGAATACAGAGGAGCTAGGATCCAAGTGCTGGACTTGCCTGGAATCATCGAGGGCGCATCCAGAGGAAAGGGACTTGGAAAAAGAATTCTTGCGGTTGCACGCAGTGCAGATTTGGTCATTTTGATACTAGATGTCTTTCAGCCATATCACGAGGATGTTTTGCGAACCGAGCTTGGCAACATCGGCATACGACTGGATCAAAAGCCGCCGAACATAGTAATAGAAAAGGCGTCGACTGGTGGCGTGGCAATAGCACAACAGGTAAAGCTGACATCCATGTCCGAAAAACTTGTGCGTGAAATACTAAACGTGTATGGCTATACCAGCGCTCGAGTAGTAATACGCGAAGATATTACCTCAGAGCAGCTAGTCGACTATTTAACAGGCGACAAAAGCTACGCAGAGTCCATCACAGTGCTAAACAAGGTGGACCTAGTGGACCCCAAATTCGTCAAAGAGGTAACTGCCAAGGTAAAATCCAAGGTAATTCCGATTTCCGCAGACTCTGGCCTGAACATTGAATTGCTCAAAGAAAAAATCTACGAAAAACTAGACTTTATCCGGCTATACATGAGGCCAAAGGGCGGAGAGACAGACTTCAAAGAACCACTAATCATCAGGAGAAACTCCACGGTGGAAGATGTATGCAATAAATTACATCGCAGCATGAAAAAAGAATTTCGTTACGGACTGGTTTGGGGCAAAAGCGTCAAGTTTGGAGGACAACGAATCGGCCTGCAACATGTTTTGCAAGACGAAGACGTTTTGACAATAATTAAGACGCGTTGA
- a CDS encoding collagen-like protein codes for MSTEAKRLEVSGTAPFKQSGVYEVQISICDSAPSTEEIVSKRFASLWQEHYHLHVKDAKFTQTLGSDTNPIPDSVFGLPTIWIIVSDQFSSLHSIFEVRVSAPESFAPMETPEMPPAPRRKREVETTEERVPRGERGLRGAPGLQGDKGPTGPMGPQGERGPIGPPGPIGVQGDKGPMGPMGPAGQQGEKGPIGPQGDKGDRGPTGPSGDKGEKGDKGLTGDKGDKGDKGPPGDKGDKGDKGLTGDKGDKGDKGPPGPPGDKGEKGPLGPSGDKGVTGPIGPQGDKGPTGIQGPPGDKGVMGPPGPQGEKGPTGPAGPPGDKGIQGPIGERGPRGPQGPAGDKGPLGPPGPPGDKGPKGIQGEVGDKGPQGPQGPAGEKGLTGVPGPQGERGPRGPQGPAGEKGLTGPTGPPGDKGQTGPQGPQGEPGPQGLAGERGPQGPQGIQGPQGERGQAGQKGPSGDKGPMGPQGPPGDKGPRGPPGPPGPPGATGMSDEQKALFKELLEVLTAKNIISTEEQIKLMSYLY; via the coding sequence ATGTCTACTGAGGCTAAGAGGCTCGAGGTTTCTGGCACAGCACCATTTAAGCAGTCAGGCGTCTACGAGGTCCAAATTTCTATCTGCGATTCAGCGCCATCCACAGAAGAGATTGTCTCAAAGCGTTTTGCATCATTGTGGCAAGAGCATTACCATCTACATGTCAAGGACGCAAAATTCACACAAACACTTGGCTCTGACACAAACCCCATCCCGGATTCTGTCTTTGGGTTGCCAACAATTTGGATCATTGTAAGCGATCAATTCTCATCATTACATTCTATCTTTGAAGTTAGAGTTTCAGCACCGGAAAGTTTTGCACCGATGGAAACACCCGAAATGCCGCCTGCACCAAGACGCAAACGTGAAGTAGAAACTACAGAGGAGCGAGTACCTAGGGGTGAGCGCGGACTGCGTGGCGCACCTGGATTGCAAGGTGACAAGGGTCCAACAGGTCCTATGGGACCACAAGGCGAGCGCGGACCAATAGGTCCACCAGGCCCAATCGGAGTTCAAGGTGACAAAGGTCCGATGGGACCAATGGGTCCAGCAGGACAACAAGGCGAAAAAGGTCCAATTGGCCCTCAGGGAGACAAAGGCGATAGAGGCCCGACTGGTCCGTCCGGCGACAAGGGTGAAAAAGGAGACAAGGGATTAACTGGCGATAAAGGAGACAAGGGAGACAAAGGCCCACCGGGAGACAAGGGAGACAAAGGAGACAAGGGATTAACTGGCGATAAAGGAGACAAGGGAGACAAAGGCCCACCAGGCCCACCGGGAGACAAGGGGGAAAAAGGCCCACTGGGTCCATCTGGAGACAAAGGGGTAACAGGCCCAATCGGTCCGCAAGGCGATAAAGGCCCAACAGGAATTCAGGGACCGCCAGGTGACAAGGGTGTCATGGGTCCACCAGGCCCACAGGGGGAAAAAGGCCCAACAGGTCCTGCAGGCCCCCCCGGAGACAAGGGAATTCAAGGCCCAATCGGTGAGCGAGGCCCACGAGGTCCGCAAGGTCCTGCGGGTGACAAGGGACCACTGGGTCCACCAGGCCCCCCCGGAGACAAGGGTCCAAAAGGCATTCAGGGTGAAGTTGGCGATAAAGGCCCACAAGGCCCACAAGGTCCTGCGGGCGAAAAAGGATTAACTGGAGTTCCAGGCCCTCAAGGCGAGCGAGGCCCACGAGGTCCGCAAGGTCCTGCAGGAGAAAAAGGACTTACAGGACCAACAGGCCCACCAGGCGATAAAGGTCAGACCGGTCCGCAAGGCCCTCAAGGCGAACCAGGCCCACAGGGATTGGCAGGCGAGCGAGGCCCACAAGGTCCGCAAGGAATTCAGGGTCCTCAAGGCGAGCGAGGTCAAGCAGGACAAAAAGGTCCTTCAGGTGATAAGGGCCCTATGGGTCCACAGGGACCGCCAGGTGACAAGGGTCCAAGAGGCCCACCCGGACCACCAGGCCCACCGGGAGCAACCGGAATGTCGGATGAACAAAAAGCATTATTCAAGGAACTACTCGAGGTTCTAACCGCCAAAAACATCATTTCTACTGAAGAGCAGATAAAACTGATGAGCTATCTGTACTAG